From the genome of Spirosomataceae bacterium TFI 002, one region includes:
- a CDS encoding sec-independent protein translocase protein TatC yields the protein MPLDQKEIDYDDDSEKEEGDEMTFIEHLEELRWHLIRSVAAILVFMIASWFWMPWIFKNIILGPSETTFWTYRKMCELGNVVGIASMCIEKMNFSLISREVSGQFMMQLTASAIFGLLIAFPYVFWEIWRFIKPGLKITEKKASRGSVFWVTLLFALGTLFGYYVVAPMAINFLVNFTIDESIQNTFDIQSYISILATLTLACGITFQLPMAMFVLTKVGIVSASFLREYRKHSIVVILIVAAIITPSPDMISQILVAIPLYGLYEVSILVSQRVERKRLEEEQASA from the coding sequence ATGCCATTAGACCAAAAAGAGATAGACTACGACGACGATAGCGAAAAAGAAGAAGGTGATGAAATGACCTTTATAGAGCACCTAGAGGAGCTTCGCTGGCATTTGATAAGGTCAGTAGCAGCTATATTGGTGTTTATGATTGCTTCTTGGTTTTGGATGCCGTGGATATTTAAAAATATCATTTTGGGGCCTTCAGAAACAACTTTTTGGACATATCGCAAAATGTGCGAGCTTGGCAATGTAGTTGGAATTGCAAGTATGTGCATCGAAAAGATGAACTTCAGTTTGATCAGTAGGGAGGTTTCAGGTCAATTTATGATGCAATTAACGGCATCGGCGATTTTCGGTTTGCTCATTGCTTTTCCATATGTTTTTTGGGAAATATGGCGTTTTATCAAGCCAGGTCTTAAAATTACTGAGAAGAAAGCTTCAAGAGGATCAGTTTTTTGGGTGACCTTACTTTTTGCTTTAGGTACTTTGTTTGGTTACTATGTGGTTGCTCCAATGGCGATTAACTTTTTAGTAAACTTTACCATTGACGAATCTATCCAAAATACATTTGACATTCAGTCATACATTTCTATTCTTGCGACTCTAACACTTGCTTGTGGCATAACTTTCCAGTTACCAATGGCAATGTTTGTTTTGACCAAAGTTGGAATTGTGTCGGCCTCTTTTTTAAGAGAATACAGAAAGCACTCCATCGTAGTAATTTTAATAGTTGCGGCGATAATTACGCCTTCGCCTGACATGATTAGCCAAATTTTAGTGGCTATTCCACTTTATGGTTTGTACGAGGTGAGTATTTTGGTTTCTCAAAGAGTAGAAAGAA
- a CDS encoding glycine hydroxymethyltransferase yields the protein MPSTISRDTQVFDLIEKEHKRQLNGIELIASENFTSPQVMEAAGSVLTNKYAEGLPGKRYYGGCEVVDVVEQVAIDRLKELFNLTWANVQPHSGAQANTAVFLACLNPGDKILGFDLSHGGHLSHGSPVNISGKYFQPFFYGVERATGLIDWDKVEATALKEKPKLIICGASAYSRDWDYERLRNIADKVGAILLADISHPAGLIAKGLLNDPFDHCHIVTTTTHKTLRGTRGGVIMMRNDFENPYGIKTMKGATRTMSSLLDSGVFPGTQGGPLEHIIAAKAIAFGEALTDEFGAYAVQMQKNANVMANAFVEKGYKVISGGTDNHLALIDLRPKGITGKVAENTLIKADITVNKNMVPFDEASAFTTSGMRVGAAAMTTRGLVESDFLRVVELVDKVLTNHENYSIINDVRVEINEWMQGFPLFKQTNA from the coding sequence ATGCCTTCTACAATTTCTAGAGATACGCAGGTTTTTGACCTCATTGAAAAAGAACACAAAAGACAACTTAACGGAATAGAACTCATTGCTTCAGAGAATTTTACTTCTCCACAAGTAATGGAAGCTGCAGGTTCTGTCTTGACCAATAAGTACGCAGAAGGACTTCCCGGAAAACGTTACTATGGTGGTTGCGAAGTTGTTGACGTAGTAGAGCAAGTAGCAATTGATAGATTGAAGGAATTATTCAATCTTACTTGGGCAAATGTGCAGCCACATTCGGGTGCTCAAGCAAACACAGCAGTGTTTTTAGCTTGTTTAAATCCAGGTGATAAAATTTTAGGATTCGACTTATCTCACGGTGGTCACCTATCACATGGTTCTCCAGTTAATATTTCGGGTAAGTATTTCCAGCCTTTTTTCTACGGTGTAGAGAGAGCAACAGGTTTGATCGATTGGGATAAAGTAGAAGCAACAGCTTTGAAAGAAAAGCCAAAATTGATCATCTGTGGAGCTTCTGCTTACTCTAGAGATTGGGATTATGAGCGATTAAGAAACATTGCAGATAAAGTAGGAGCAATCCTGCTAGCTGATATTTCTCACCCTGCTGGCTTAATTGCCAAAGGGCTTTTAAATGATCCATTCGATCATTGTCATATTGTAACTACCACTACTCACAAAACATTGAGAGGTACTCGTGGAGGTGTGATCATGATGCGTAACGATTTTGAGAATCCTTACGGAATCAAAACAATGAAAGGTGCAACTCGTACGATGTCTTCATTGCTAGATTCAGGAGTTTTTCCTGGAACGCAAGGTGGACCTCTTGAGCACATTATTGCTGCTAAGGCGATAGCTTTTGGAGAAGCTTTAACTGACGAGTTTGGGGCATATGCTGTTCAAATGCAGAAAAATGCCAATGTAATGGCAAATGCTTTTGTAGAAAAAGGATACAAAGTAATTTCAGGAGGAACGGATAATCACCTGGCATTAATTGACCTCAGACCAAAAGGAATTACAGGAAAAGTTGCTGAGAATACGCTGATCAAAGCTGATATCACGGTAAACAAAAACATGGTTCCTTTCGATGAAGCTTCTGCATTTACAACTTCAGGAATGAGAGTAGGAGCGGCGGCAATGACCACAAGAGGTCTCGTAGAATCAGATTTTCTAAGAGTTGTGGAGTTGGTAGATAAAGTTTTAACAAATCACGAAAACTATAGCATCATTAATGATGTACGTGTAGAAATAAATGAGTGGATGCAAGGCTTCCCACTTTTCAAGCAGACAAACGCTTAA
- a CDS encoding hemoglobin/transferrin/lactoferrin receptor protein, with amino-acid sequence MRLLLSFLVFTILNSSAIYAQIDSTISLEDIVVSGSRFEQLKKESPQEITIIGKKQISFQNTGNSASLLEQSGEVFVQKSQAGGGSPVLRGFEANKVLVVVDGVRMNNAIFRGGHLQNVLRIDQNILERVEVVIGPSSVNFGSDALGGVLHFRTKEAQFEEFNANAFVRYGSVNNEKTAHFDLNYGLENIAFLSSVSVSQFGDLMMGKNFKKGFEGFGLKENYMKYQGGVDVVLPNPDPYLQSPSGYNQYDFLQKVKLQTGSISHRLNLQVSMSSSVPRYDRLTDKNATGNLRFSEWLYGPEVRLLGSYSIDLPRTKLYDKASVIGSIQYFAESRISRKAFNYIRTTQNEDVNVLGLNADFQKHLKRHSIQYGIELLENNVSSHAFTNNIQDAMSAEIPAQTRYPDGGSKTSAYSVYLNDHIKLNPKVLWNGGVRFNYADLNATFKNKDFFPYEGNNAEQKNTAFSGNMGLIYLPSNSTRLKTLVSSGFRTPNIDDLAKVFDSAAGTLIVPNPNLNPEYTYNIEFGLKHEFARKLSLEGVYFYTFLRNAIVVSDFTINGSGTFIFQGVESRVVAMQNQARATVHGWNVKLDYKFNKELNLSSTLSKTIGKLDDGTPLDHIPPMYGKTSLHFQENKFEMELFAMYNGWKRLEDYSPNGEDNVQYATVDGSPSWWTLNTRTSYSISKDWTLQFSLENILDKNYRNFASGISAPGRNFLFTIRKKF; translated from the coding sequence ATGAGGCTACTTTTAAGTTTTTTGGTTTTCACCATTTTAAACTCTTCAGCAATTTATGCTCAAATTGATTCAACCATTTCTCTGGAGGATATTGTTGTTTCTGGCTCTAGATTCGAGCAACTCAAAAAAGAATCGCCTCAGGAGATTACGATCATTGGTAAAAAGCAAATTTCGTTTCAAAATACTGGAAATTCAGCGTCCCTTTTAGAACAATCAGGGGAGGTTTTTGTGCAAAAAAGTCAAGCTGGTGGAGGAAGTCCTGTATTACGCGGATTTGAGGCAAACAAAGTATTGGTGGTAGTGGACGGTGTTCGCATGAATAATGCAATTTTTCGTGGAGGTCACTTGCAAAATGTACTACGTATAGACCAAAATATTTTGGAAAGAGTGGAAGTTGTGATAGGGCCAAGTTCTGTGAATTTTGGTTCCGATGCCCTTGGAGGAGTATTGCACTTTCGTACAAAGGAAGCTCAATTTGAGGAATTTAATGCCAATGCTTTTGTTCGATATGGATCGGTAAATAATGAAAAAACAGCCCACTTTGACCTTAATTATGGCCTCGAAAATATTGCCTTTTTAAGTAGTGTTTCCGTTTCTCAATTTGGAGATCTTATGATGGGGAAAAACTTTAAGAAAGGATTTGAAGGCTTTGGTTTGAAGGAAAACTATATGAAATATCAAGGAGGGGTGGATGTGGTATTACCAAATCCTGATCCTTATCTTCAAAGCCCGAGTGGCTATAATCAATACGATTTTTTGCAAAAAGTAAAACTTCAAACTGGTTCTATTAGCCATCGCCTAAATCTTCAGGTATCCATGAGTTCAAGTGTGCCGAGATATGACAGGTTAACAGATAAGAATGCTACTGGAAATCTACGTTTCTCAGAATGGTTATATGGCCCTGAAGTCCGTTTGCTTGGTTCTTACAGTATTGATTTACCACGAACTAAACTTTATGACAAGGCAAGTGTGATAGGTTCAATCCAATACTTTGCCGAAAGTAGGATTTCAAGAAAGGCATTCAATTACATTAGGACAACCCAAAACGAAGATGTTAATGTTCTTGGCTTAAATGCGGATTTTCAAAAACATCTTAAGAGACATAGCATTCAATACGGAATTGAATTACTGGAGAATAATGTTTCATCTCATGCTTTTACTAATAACATTCAGGATGCGATGTCAGCAGAGATTCCTGCACAAACACGATATCCAGATGGAGGCAGCAAAACGAGTGCATATTCTGTTTATTTGAATGATCATATCAAACTTAATCCAAAAGTGCTTTGGAATGGTGGCGTACGATTTAATTATGCGGATTTGAATGCGACTTTCAAGAATAAAGATTTCTTCCCTTATGAAGGAAACAATGCGGAGCAAAAGAATACCGCATTCTCAGGTAATATGGGGCTCATTTACTTACCCTCAAACTCAACTCGATTAAAAACGCTGGTGAGTTCAGGATTTAGAACCCCCAATATTGATGACCTTGCAAAAGTGTTTGACTCTGCTGCGGGTACGCTAATTGTTCCCAATCCAAACCTGAATCCTGAGTATACTTACAATATAGAATTTGGACTCAAGCATGAATTTGCAAGGAAATTGAGCTTGGAAGGGGTGTATTTTTATACATTTTTAAGAAACGCAATCGTTGTAAGTGACTTTACAATAAATGGATCTGGAACTTTTATATTTCAAGGGGTAGAAAGCAGAGTTGTTGCTATGCAAAATCAAGCAAGAGCTACTGTACATGGATGGAATGTGAAATTGGATTATAAATTCAACAAAGAATTAAACCTATCCTCTACGCTTAGCAAAACTATTGGAAAACTGGATGATGGTACGCCCTTAGATCACATTCCTCCAATGTACGGAAAAACCAGTCTGCACTTTCAAGAAAACAAATTTGAAATGGAGCTTTTTGCAATGTATAATGGATGGAAAAGGTTAGAGGATTACAGTCCCAACGGGGAGGACAATGTCCAATATGCAACTGTAGATGGGTCTCCTAGCTGGTGGACTTTAAATACTAGAACCTCTTATTCTATTAGTAAAGATTGGACTTTACAATTCAGTTTGGAAAATATATTGGATAAAAACTACAGGAACTTTGCCTCAGGGATTTCTGCTCCAGGAAGAAATTTCCTTTTTACAATTAGAAAAAAGTTTTAA
- a CDS encoding Sortilin, neurotensin receptor 3, which yields MKLKLTISLCLCLLVFFESYGQRDKSVKKSVSENINSKNNSLEKLYKGKEWRNIGPYRGGRSLAVAGHKDQPFTYYFGAVGGGVWKTTDAGTNWDYISDSTFKSSSVGAIAVAPSDPNVVYVGMGEADMRSNISFGDGMYKSLDAGKTWKFIGLPKADAIATVEVHPKDANIVYVAAVGNPFAPNKERGVFRSKDGGATWDHILAKDDSTGAYHVRIDPNNPRVIYATMWQANRNGHSMSSGGKNCGLFKSTDGGDTWVSLSENPGMPKGLLGKIGIAVSPANSNRLYALIENENGGLYTSYDAGETWKLVNNDKNLWQRPWYYMNLQADPLNEEGVIILNVNAFKSTDGGKTVKRISVHHGDTHDIWINPNNSANYIIGDDGGAEVTFNDGATFSELDIPTAQFYHVHVDNEFPYNIYGSQQDNSTIKIASRTDGYSIGDKDWISVAGGESGYIAIDPLNPKITYGGSYDGYMTKHDQSTNQEQNIMVYPENNMGHTSAQKKYRFQWTFPIVFSPHDNTRLYCTSQYVHVTHDGGHSWEIISPDLTRNDPKTTGNTGGPITLDQTGAEIYATIYTLSESTLEKGNIWVGSDDGYIHVTKDNGKNWENMSIPTSELGDFAMISIIHTSEHEKGKAYVAATRYMFGDRKPYLFKTSDYGKTWTNISKGIPADEYTRVLREDPNKPGLLYTGTERGIYVSFNDGETWTPLSMNLPNTSIRDLQVQKREKDLVVATHGLSFWVLDDLTPLYEIKDKKIDLSTKEHLFKPRHAYRMGGGSSSRRSGGSVGTNAENGVLVNYYFAEKPTEELKLHFISMSNDTIITYSSKKDLKGEPFKVSKDFYVDDEKTKPMALPAKEGFNHFVWNMRYADATEIKGEKSPMWAGGLTGPKVIPGFYKMSLMAGDRLIKEERFEIIKDPRVKTSLSDLKEQESLLLKIHAKLDESHKNINQIRSIRSSVNTYMKGVKDSTLVKNFETLTTPMLKKLDELETSLVQNKAKAVQDLLAYPIRLNDKMAGLANVVESAETKPTAGSYLVFEDLKTKIEATSASLKEIVSKEVPAFNQMVKENQLPAINLE from the coding sequence ATGAAACTAAAGTTAACCATATCACTATGCCTTTGTCTTCTTGTATTTTTTGAAAGCTACGGTCAACGAGATAAATCTGTCAAAAAGAGTGTAAGTGAAAATATAAACTCAAAGAATAATTCGCTGGAAAAACTCTATAAAGGAAAGGAATGGAGAAATATAGGTCCGTACCGAGGTGGTAGATCCCTCGCCGTTGCAGGACATAAAGATCAACCTTTTACTTACTATTTTGGTGCCGTAGGTGGTGGAGTTTGGAAAACTACCGATGCTGGAACCAACTGGGATTACATCAGTGACAGCACTTTTAAATCTAGTTCAGTAGGAGCAATTGCTGTTGCTCCTTCGGACCCAAATGTGGTCTACGTGGGAATGGGTGAAGCTGATATGCGAAGCAATATCAGTTTTGGAGATGGAATGTATAAGTCCCTCGATGCTGGTAAAACTTGGAAATTTATAGGATTACCCAAAGCAGATGCCATCGCAACTGTAGAAGTTCACCCAAAAGACGCCAATATTGTTTACGTCGCAGCGGTAGGAAACCCATTTGCACCAAATAAAGAGCGAGGTGTTTTTAGATCTAAAGATGGCGGAGCTACTTGGGATCATATTTTGGCAAAAGACGACAGTACAGGTGCTTATCATGTTCGCATAGACCCAAATAATCCACGAGTTATTTATGCTACCATGTGGCAAGCCAATAGAAATGGGCATAGCATGAGTAGCGGTGGTAAAAACTGTGGATTGTTCAAATCTACAGATGGAGGTGACACTTGGGTTTCGCTCAGTGAAAATCCTGGAATGCCAAAGGGGCTTCTAGGGAAAATTGGAATTGCGGTTTCTCCAGCAAACTCTAACAGACTTTATGCATTAATAGAAAATGAAAATGGTGGTTTGTACACTTCATACGATGCGGGAGAAACTTGGAAGTTGGTCAATAATGACAAGAATCTGTGGCAGCGTCCTTGGTACTACATGAATTTACAAGCTGATCCGCTCAACGAAGAAGGGGTAATTATCTTAAATGTAAATGCATTTAAATCTACAGATGGTGGCAAAACTGTGAAAAGAATCAGCGTGCACCATGGAGATACACACGATATATGGATCAATCCAAATAACTCAGCAAACTACATCATTGGTGACGACGGCGGTGCTGAAGTTACATTTAATGATGGAGCAACTTTTTCAGAGTTGGATATTCCTACTGCTCAGTTTTATCATGTGCACGTAGACAATGAATTTCCGTATAATATTTATGGCTCACAACAAGATAACTCTACCATCAAAATCGCCAGTAGAACTGATGGGTATAGTATTGGAGACAAAGATTGGATTTCGGTTGCTGGAGGAGAGTCTGGATACATTGCGATAGACCCCTTAAATCCAAAAATAACCTATGGTGGTTCTTACGACGGTTACATGACTAAACATGATCAGTCCACCAATCAGGAACAAAACATCATGGTTTATCCCGAAAACAACATGGGACACACATCTGCCCAGAAGAAATATAGATTTCAATGGACCTTCCCTATTGTGTTTTCTCCGCACGACAATACTCGTTTGTATTGTACTTCTCAATATGTGCATGTGACACATGATGGAGGACATTCTTGGGAAATTATAAGTCCTGACCTTACTCGCAATGACCCAAAAACAACTGGAAATACAGGTGGGCCCATTACATTAGATCAAACTGGGGCTGAGATTTATGCCACTATTTATACCCTTTCGGAATCAACATTAGAAAAAGGAAACATTTGGGTGGGTAGTGACGACGGATACATTCATGTGACCAAAGACAATGGCAAGAACTGGGAAAATATGTCGATCCCAACAAGTGAACTTGGCGATTTTGCGATGATTTCTATCATTCACACTTCGGAGCACGAAAAAGGGAAAGCTTATGTGGCAGCAACGAGATATATGTTTGGTGATCGCAAACCTTATCTTTTCAAAACCAGCGATTACGGTAAAACTTGGACAAATATTAGCAAAGGAATTCCTGCAGATGAGTATACAAGAGTACTAAGAGAAGACCCAAACAAACCCGGCTTGCTTTACACAGGAACAGAAAGAGGAATTTATGTTTCTTTCAATGATGGCGAAACTTGGACTCCATTAAGTATGAATTTACCCAATACTTCAATTCGTGATTTACAAGTACAAAAACGTGAAAAAGATTTGGTAGTAGCTACCCACGGTTTGTCTTTTTGGGTGCTTGATGACCTAACACCTTTGTATGAAATCAAGGACAAGAAAATTGACTTGAGCACAAAAGAACACCTTTTTAAACCTCGTCATGCCTATAGAATGGGGGGAGGAAGTAGCAGCCGAAGAAGTGGTGGATCAGTAGGAACCAATGCAGAGAATGGAGTTTTGGTAAATTACTATTTCGCTGAAAAGCCTACTGAGGAGCTCAAGTTGCATTTCATTAGCATGTCAAATGACACTATCATCACTTATTCAAGCAAAAAAGACCTCAAAGGTGAGCCTTTCAAAGTGAGCAAGGACTTTTATGTAGATGATGAAAAAACAAAACCAATGGCACTTCCTGCCAAAGAAGGGTTCAACCATTTTGTTTGGAATATGCGATATGCAGATGCCACAGAAATTAAAGGTGAAAAATCACCAATGTGGGCTGGTGGATTAACAGGACCAAAAGTTATTCCCGGATTTTACAAAATGAGCTTGATGGCTGGAGACAGACTCATCAAAGAAGAAAGATTTGAAATCATCAAAGATCCAAGAGTAAAAACGAGCCTTTCGGACTTGAAAGAACAAGAAAGTCTTTTGCTGAAAATACACGCCAAACTAGATGAATCTCACAAAAATATCAACCAGATTCGTTCCATAAGATCTTCCGTAAATACTTACATGAAAGGCGTGAAAGACAGTACTTTAGTGAAAAACTTTGAGACTCTTACCACACCAATGCTTAAAAAACTGGACGAACTTGAAACCTCTTTGGTTCAAAATAAGGCAAAAGCAGTGCAAGACTTGCTGGCCTACCCTATCCGATTAAATGATAAAATGGCTGGCCTAGCAAATGTGGTTGAAAGTGCCGAAACGAAACCAACAGCTGGTTCTTATCTTGTTTTTGAAGACCTCAAAACCAAGATAGAAGCAACATCCGCAAGCTTGAAAGAAATCGTATCGAAAGAAGTACCAGCTTTCAACCAAATGGTGAAGGAGAATCAGTTACCGGCGATTAATTTGGAGTAA